The following nucleotide sequence is from Deinococcus aerophilus.
GCACTCCAGCGCACTTCCTGGTCGCCCAGCAGCACCCGGGTCTGACCGAAGGTCCGGATCTGCAGCTCGAGCACGTTGACTCCTCGGGACTTCCCCTGAGGGGAGCGCTGGGGTGTCCAGCCCTATCTGGCCCTTCAGGAATTCCAGAAAAGGGGATGAAATCCTACCTTCCAGCATAGCCGACAGCGCCGCCCGGCGGGTGAGCAGGGGTGAAGGTTCCGCGCCGGTAATGCCGGGGTAACGTGGGCCCGCCACAATGCCCGGCGCTGGGCCCGCGGGGCTTCCAGAGCGCCCTCAGCTTCAAGGGCATGAGGGTGGAGGACTCCGGCCACCAGACCTGGGCGTCGGGCCTGCCGCTGCGCGAAAGGGGGAAGGGGTGTTCAGACATGTTCTGGTACCGGTGGATTTCGGGCCCTGCAGCGTGCGTGCCATCGCCCAGACCTGTGAGCTGACCCGCTGGTCTGGCGGACAGGTCACCCTGCTGCATGTGCTGGAGCAGGAAGGAAAGGAGACGCTGGCCCAGCAGCAGCTCACGGCCCTGGGCCGCTGGTGCCGCCGCCCCCCGAGTGTGCTCATCGTGCCCGCACACGCCGGGGTGGTGGCGACCATTCTCAGGGTGGCCGAGCGCCTGCACGCCGACCTGCTGGTGCTGGGGGCGCACGGGCGGCACGATCCGGGTCGCCGCGCGCTGGGCCGGGTCACCTGCGGCGTGCTGCTCTCGGCGCGCACACCGGTGCAGATCTCTCCTCAGATGACGGATCCCGCCGCGCACCCTCTGGAGCGCTGGCACGCTGTGGGGAGGCTGTAGGTCCCTCACGGCAGGGACCCCGGTCCATGCGGGTGCTGGCCGCGGCCCGGGCCGAAGTGGGGTCAGCCGGGCTGCAGCTCGGGCTCGCCGCCGCTCGCCGCCACCCGGACCGTGTTCCGGCCGGCGGCCTTCGCGGCGTACAGCGCCTGATCGGCGGCCTTGAGCGTGCTGGTGATGTCCTGCGCGCCGTCCAGCGTGGCCACTCCGAAGCTGCCCGACAGGGCCAGGCCCGGGGTCAGGGCGTCCCAGGCCGCGTGGTACAGCGTGTCGCGCAGCCGGGTGCACACCGCCGCCGCCTCCTGCAGGGTCACGTCCGTGAGAATCACGATGAACTCCTCGCCGCCCAGCCGGGCGAGCAGGTCCTGTTCGCGCAGTTCGGCGCTCAGCAGCCGGGTCGCCTCGATCAGCACGGCGTCCCCGACCAGATGTCCGAAGGTGTCGTTCACGCGCTTGAACAGGTCGAGGTCCAGCAGCGCAATCGCGCTGGGGTGGCCCTGCTGGGCGCGGCCGTACAGCTCGCCCAGCACCTGCATGGCCTGCGTGCGGTTGGGAGCGCCGGTCAGCGGATCGCGCAGCGCGGCCTCGGCCAGGGCCAGGGCCCGCACCTCGGTCTCGCGGACCTGATGCTCAATCTGGCTGACCAGGGCGCGCTGCTGGTGGTAATCACGGTACAGGTTCTCCACGCCGCGCGTCACCGCCTGCTGGGTCTCGAAGGCCTCGCGGTAGCGGCCCGCGCGGGCATATGCATTGGCCAGCACCTCGCGTGAGCGGGCTTCCCACAACTCGGAGGCTGCCTCGCCAAAGTACCGGACGCCCAGCTCTGCGTCCCGGATGGCTCCTTCCAGATCACCGCTCCGCGAAAACACGCGGCTGCGGTCAAGCAGCGCCCGGCCGTACAGCAGCGGCAGGTCGGCGTCCCGCGTGACCCGCACATGCTCGTCGGCCAGGGCCCTGGCCTCGGGCAGGGTACCGGCCCACAGC
It contains:
- a CDS encoding universal stress protein, translated to MFRHVLVPVDFGPCSVRAIAQTCELTRWSGGQVTLLHVLEQEGKETLAQQQLTALGRWCRRPPSVLIVPAHAGVVATILRVAERLHADLLVLGAHGRHDPGRRALGRVTCGVLLSARTPVQISPQMTDPAAHPLERWHAVGRL
- a CDS encoding GGDEF domain-containing protein, whose translation is MTDNEAMTPQGSASPVSTGATQGAGRSALREELRVLKLQAADAGSGAAAQALAHRDAAYVAFDLKDLAAAMEHALGCVQCARASGDGRLQVKAHVTLALAMLESYDDAGAQREFLLARTLAEELGDQRGVALAAVNSSHFELERRNYRQAARLLLELLTSPWMPGLLEPDAHQLWEIFHVNFVVAVSEALMAGDGDPHLRETSERQLAVSRALVAALLDRGDELSVQDASAVLDALTRHALWAGTLPEARALADEHVRVTRDADLPLLYGRALLDRSRVFSRSGDLEGAIRDAELGVRYFGEAASELWEARSREVLANAYARAGRYREAFETQQAVTRGVENLYRDYHQQRALVSQIEHQVRETEVRALALAEAALRDPLTGAPNRTQAMQVLGELYGRAQQGHPSAIALLDLDLFKRVNDTFGHLVGDAVLIEATRLLSAELREQDLLARLGGEEFIVILTDVTLQEAAAVCTRLRDTLYHAAWDALTPGLALSGSFGVATLDGAQDITSTLKAADQALYAAKAAGRNTVRVAASGGEPELQPG